A region from the Pseudomonas cucumis genome encodes:
- the pstA gene encoding phosphate ABC transporter permease PstA, which translates to MKQNSLNGWFKSGAPGVWISGGAVSIAVIMTIGLLAVIAVRGLGHFWPADLIHASYDVPGQANHLVIGEVVQKEEVPRERLKSAGLPVPDQGPEFMTRELIKVGNRDLNGTDFTWIVGEWLTDQTTPPELMAIERREWGNFYGYLVNVKQDGKVIAEGEAAWPELQARVERVNQLAAQLKTLEKVDIGAINAGLERVRLHGRKLELAGRLDAAAQADLESERAELNARYQEIEARLNDLHAQFNRDSLTARDANGKEVEIGIGKVVHAYQPNAMGTFTKIGFYFSKVWEFLSDDPREANTEGGIFPAIFGTVMMTLIMAMIVTPFGVLAAVYLREYARQGPMTRLIRIAVNNLAGVPAIVYGVFGLGFFVYVLGGSVDRLFFPEALPAPTFGTPGLLWASLTLALLAVPVVIVATEEGLARIPRTVREGSLALGATKAETLWKIVLPMASPAMMTGMILAVARAAGEVAPLMLVGVVKLAPSLPLDGNYPYLHLDQKIMHLGFHIYDVGFQSPNVEAARPLVYATALLLVLVIATLNLSAVYIRNHLREKYKALDS; encoded by the coding sequence GTGAAACAGAACTCCCTGAATGGATGGTTCAAGAGCGGCGCCCCCGGCGTCTGGATCAGCGGTGGCGCGGTGTCCATAGCGGTCATCATGACCATTGGCCTGCTGGCGGTGATTGCCGTGCGCGGTCTGGGTCACTTCTGGCCGGCGGACCTGATCCACGCCAGTTACGACGTGCCGGGCCAAGCCAATCACCTCGTCATCGGCGAAGTGGTGCAGAAGGAAGAAGTGCCACGCGAGCGCCTGAAAAGCGCTGGCCTGCCGGTGCCCGACCAGGGCCCGGAGTTCATGACGCGCGAGCTGATCAAGGTCGGCAACCGTGATCTGAACGGCACCGATTTCACGTGGATTGTCGGCGAGTGGCTAACTGACCAAACGACTCCACCCGAGCTGATGGCCATCGAGCGTCGCGAGTGGGGCAACTTCTATGGCTACCTGGTCAACGTCAAACAGGATGGCAAGGTCATCGCTGAAGGCGAGGCCGCATGGCCTGAGTTGCAGGCGCGTGTCGAGCGCGTCAACCAGCTCGCCGCGCAGCTCAAGACCCTGGAAAAGGTCGATATCGGCGCGATCAACGCCGGTCTCGAACGTGTGCGTCTGCACGGTCGCAAACTGGAACTGGCCGGCCGTCTCGACGCTGCCGCGCAAGCGGACCTGGAGTCCGAGCGCGCCGAGCTGAATGCCCGTTATCAGGAAATCGAAGCGCGCCTGAATGATCTGCACGCGCAGTTCAACCGCGACAGCCTGACCGCTCGCGACGCGAACGGCAAAGAAGTCGAAATCGGCATCGGCAAAGTGGTTCACGCCTACCAGCCGAACGCGATGGGTACCTTCACCAAGATCGGCTTCTACTTCAGCAAGGTCTGGGAATTCCTCAGTGACGACCCGCGTGAAGCCAACACCGAAGGCGGGATTTTCCCGGCGATTTTCGGCACTGTGATGATGACGCTGATCATGGCGATGATCGTGACGCCGTTCGGTGTGCTGGCAGCGGTTTACCTGCGTGAATATGCACGTCAGGGGCCGATGACCCGACTGATCCGCATCGCGGTGAACAACCTGGCGGGTGTTCCGGCGATCGTTTACGGCGTGTTTGGTCTGGGCTTCTTCGTCTACGTGCTCGGCGGTTCAGTCGACCGGTTGTTCTTCCCTGAAGCACTGCCGGCACCGACCTTCGGTACGCCGGGCCTGCTCTGGGCCTCGCTGACCCTGGCGCTGCTGGCGGTACCGGTGGTGATCGTCGCCACCGAAGAAGGCCTGGCACGGATTCCTCGCACCGTGCGTGAAGGCTCGTTGGCCCTCGGCGCGACCAAGGCCGAAACCTTGTGGAAGATCGTGCTGCCGATGGCCAGCCCGGCGATGATGACCGGCATGATCCTCGCCGTGGCCCGTGCCGCCGGTGAAGTGGCGCCGCTGATGTTGGTGGGTGTGGTGAAACTGGCGCCGTCGCTGCCGCTGGATGGCAACTACCCGTACTTGCACCTGGACCAGAAGATCATGCACTTGGGCTTCCACATTTATGACGTAGGTTTCCAGAGCCCGAACGTCGAAGCCGCGCGACCGCTGGTGTATGCCACGGCGCTGCTGCTGGTGCTGGTGATCGCCACGCTCAACCTGTCGGCCGTTTATATCCGTAACCATCTGCGCGAAAAATACAAAGCACTGGATAGCTAA
- a CDS encoding ABC transporter permease subunit, with protein MQDAGKPLMISLEEQNQVAMRVSDKGQALFFDIDTGAELRRVDLPIPAGTSVTSIGEDQPGHPLVAVGLSNGQALVFRHTYKVSYPDGKKTISPAIEYPYGETPIALNETGGALEHVSLNATDSTLLLAGSSGAQLHVISLTSEENMMTGEVTSEQKRIDLPQMTEPVKNIFVDPRQQWLYVVNGRAQADVFSLRDKSLNGRYKLLEDGNAEVTASTQLLGGISLIVGDSKGGLAQWFMARDQDGEQRLKQIRTFQMGTTPIVEITAEERRKGFVALDASGKLGVFHSTAHRTLLVDQVVDGQGLFGMSPRANRVIVEQGGKLQPLLLDNPHPEVSWSALWSKVWYENYDEPKYVWQSTAANTDFEPKLSLSPLTFGTLKAAFYAMLLAAPLAVAAAIYTAYFMAPGMRRKVKPVIELMEAMPTVILGFFAGLFLAPYVEGHLPGIFSLLLLMPIGILVAGFTFSRLPESIRLKVPDGWESAILIPVILFVGWLSLYMSPYMETWFFGGDMRMWISHDLGITYDQRNALVVGLAMGFAVIPNIYSIAEDAVFSVPRGLTLGSLALGATPWQTMTRVVILTASPGIFSALMIGMGRAVGETMIVLMATGNTPVMEMNLFEGLRTLAANVAVEMPESEVGGSHYRVLFLSALVLLLFTFIMNTLAELIRQRLRKKYSSL; from the coding sequence ATGCAAGACGCCGGCAAGCCGCTGATGATTTCCCTCGAAGAACAGAACCAGGTCGCCATGCGGGTTTCCGACAAGGGCCAGGCACTGTTCTTTGATATCGACACCGGTGCCGAGCTGCGCCGCGTCGACCTGCCGATTCCAGCCGGCACCAGCGTGACCTCCATTGGTGAAGATCAGCCCGGCCATCCATTGGTGGCGGTGGGCTTGTCCAACGGCCAGGCACTGGTATTCCGTCACACCTATAAAGTCAGCTACCCGGATGGCAAGAAAACCATCTCGCCAGCCATTGAATACCCATACGGCGAAACGCCAATCGCGCTGAACGAGACCGGTGGTGCGCTGGAGCACGTCAGCCTCAACGCGACCGATTCGACCCTGCTGCTGGCCGGCTCCAGCGGTGCGCAACTGCATGTCATCTCGCTGACCAGCGAAGAAAACATGATGACCGGCGAAGTCACCAGCGAGCAGAAGCGCATCGACCTGCCGCAAATGACCGAGCCGGTGAAGAACATCTTCGTCGACCCGCGTCAGCAGTGGCTGTACGTGGTCAACGGTCGTGCTCAGGCCGACGTCTTCAGCCTGCGCGACAAGAGCCTCAACGGTCGCTACAAATTGCTTGAAGACGGCAATGCCGAAGTGACCGCCAGCACTCAACTGCTGGGTGGCATCTCGCTGATCGTCGGTGATTCCAAGGGCGGTCTGGCCCAGTGGTTCATGGCTCGCGATCAGGATGGCGAACAACGCCTCAAGCAGATCCGTACCTTCCAGATGGGCACGACGCCTATCGTTGAAATCACCGCCGAAGAACGTCGTAAAGGCTTCGTTGCCCTTGATGCGTCCGGCAAACTCGGCGTGTTCCACAGCACCGCTCACCGCACTTTGCTGGTGGACCAAGTGGTCGACGGCCAAGGCCTGTTCGGCATGTCGCCACGGGCCAACCGCGTGATCGTGGAGCAGGGCGGCAAACTGCAACCGTTGCTGCTCGACAACCCGCACCCGGAAGTCTCGTGGAGCGCGTTGTGGAGCAAGGTCTGGTACGAGAACTACGACGAGCCTAAATACGTCTGGCAATCGACCGCGGCCAACACCGACTTCGAACCCAAGCTGAGCCTCTCGCCGCTGACCTTCGGTACCCTGAAAGCTGCGTTCTACGCGATGCTGCTGGCCGCGCCACTGGCCGTCGCCGCTGCGATCTACACCGCGTACTTCATGGCTCCGGGCATGCGTCGCAAGGTCAAACCGGTGATCGAGCTGATGGAAGCGATGCCGACGGTGATCCTCGGCTTCTTCGCCGGCCTGTTCCTGGCGCCGTATGTGGAAGGGCATCTGCCGGGGATTTTCAGTCTGCTGCTGTTGATGCCGATTGGCATCCTGGTCGCCGGTTTCACCTTCAGTCGCCTGCCTGAGTCCATTCGCCTGAAAGTGCCGGATGGCTGGGAAAGCGCGATCCTGATCCCGGTGATTCTGTTTGTGGGCTGGTTGTCGCTGTACATGAGCCCGTACATGGAAACCTGGTTCTTCGGTGGCGACATGCGTATGTGGATCTCCCACGACCTGGGCATCACCTACGACCAGCGCAACGCTCTGGTGGTCGGCTTGGCCATGGGCTTCGCGGTGATTCCGAACATCTACTCCATTGCTGAAGACGCCGTGTTCAGTGTGCCTCGCGGCCTGACCCTGGGCTCCCTGGCTCTTGGTGCCACGCCGTGGCAGACCATGACGCGCGTGGTGATCCTCACCGCCAGCCCGGGCATTTTCTCGGCACTGATGATCGGCATGGGCCGTGCGGTCGGTGAAACCATGATCGTGCTGATGGCCACCGGTAACACCCCGGTCATGGAAATGAACCTGTTCGAAGGCCTGCGCACCCTGGCGGCCAACGTCGCAGTGGAAATGCCTGAGTCGGAAGTCGGCGGCAGCCACTACCGCGTGCTGTTCCTCTCGGCGCTGGTGCTGCTGTTGTTCACCTTCATCATGAACACCCTCGCGGAACTGATTCGTCAGCGTCTGCGCAAGAAATACTCGTCGCTTTAA